A stretch of Natronococcus sp. CG52 DNA encodes these proteins:
- a CDS encoding ABC transporter substrate-binding protein — protein MARISRRSVLTGIGGVGALSFAGTLSGDRSFSVQDREIMLGILQPESGDLGELGGPIADGAELPAIQLAGEGSEFEIQVQREDSQTLSEAGISAAQSLVDAGFPMFTGAAASDVTIPVAQEVAVPNQVVMCSPASTSPDITDLADDDFVFRTAPSDALQGPVIAELAYEDREWESAAVLALNDAYGQALAGVFEESFEELGGTVTAAEAFEPEQPSYTSILESALADEPDFLLVIAFPVSGVQIFRDFYAGFDPELPVVVTDGLIEDDLPVNVDNPMNNVLGTAPAADGPDVDTFTELYENEFGRGPGVFTAHGYDASAVMILANARAGSNDGPAVRDEMRAVANPNGETVGPSNLAEGIELAAAGEEISYQGASSTVEFDDNGDMQAVTYDVFEFGDFELEAVEQIDFEEE, from the coding sequence ATGGCTCGAATCAGCCGGCGCAGTGTGCTAACTGGGATCGGTGGCGTAGGAGCATTGTCCTTCGCGGGTACTCTCAGCGGCGATCGAAGTTTCAGCGTGCAGGACCGTGAGATCATGCTAGGGATCCTGCAGCCGGAATCCGGAGATTTGGGCGAACTGGGAGGGCCGATCGCGGACGGGGCCGAACTCCCCGCTATCCAGCTCGCAGGCGAGGGAAGTGAGTTCGAAATCCAAGTCCAGCGCGAAGATTCTCAGACGCTTTCCGAGGCAGGGATCAGTGCCGCACAGTCGCTCGTCGACGCCGGGTTCCCGATGTTCACCGGCGCGGCGGCGTCCGACGTAACGATACCAGTCGCCCAGGAGGTCGCGGTCCCGAATCAGGTCGTCATGTGTTCGCCCGCGAGCACGAGCCCGGATATCACGGACCTCGCCGACGACGACTTCGTTTTCCGTACCGCACCGAGCGACGCATTACAAGGTCCAGTCATCGCAGAACTCGCGTACGAGGACCGTGAGTGGGAGAGTGCGGCGGTGCTCGCCCTGAACGATGCCTACGGACAGGCGCTCGCGGGCGTGTTCGAGGAGAGCTTCGAGGAGCTCGGTGGCACGGTTACGGCTGCCGAGGCGTTCGAACCGGAGCAGCCGTCGTACACCTCCATCCTTGAGAGCGCGCTCGCGGACGAGCCCGATTTCCTGCTCGTGATCGCGTTCCCCGTCAGCGGCGTCCAGATCTTCCGGGACTTCTACGCGGGCTTCGACCCCGAACTGCCCGTCGTCGTCACCGACGGTCTGATCGAGGACGACCTCCCGGTGAACGTCGACAACCCGATGAACAACGTTCTGGGGACCGCTCCGGCCGCCGACGGTCCGGACGTCGACACGTTCACCGAACTGTACGAGAACGAGTTCGGGAGAGGGCCGGGGGTGTTCACCGCCCACGGCTACGACGCGAGCGCCGTCATGATCCTGGCGAACGCTCGTGCGGGTTCGAACGACGGTCCCGCCGTCCGTGACGAGATGCGGGCCGTCGCGAACCCGAACGGCGAGACGGTCGGCCCGTCGAACCTCGCCGAGGGAATCGAACTCGCCGCCGCGGGAGAGGAGATCTCCTACCAGGGTGCCTCGAGTACCGTCGAGTTCGACGACAACGGCGACATGCAAGCCGTCACGTACGATGTCTTCGAGTTCGGTGACTTCGAACTCGAAGCGGTCGAGCAGA
- a CDS encoding glutathione-independent formaldehyde dehydrogenase, with protein sequence MNAVVYQGPHDVSIEEVDEPEIEHPNDVLVDITTTAICGSDLHMYEGRTGAEEGIVFGHENMGTVSEVGDAVTTLEQGDRVVMPFNVACGFCQNCENGYTGFCTNVNPGFAGGAYGYVAMGPYKGGQAEKLRVPYADFNALKLPEGDEHEDAFALLADIFPTGWHGTRLANLQPGESIAIYGAGPVGLMAAYSAKIQGASEIYVVDRVPSRLEMAEDHCDAHTINFEEGDPVEQIIDEHGDEVDKGVDAVGYQAIDPETDPSDDAYDPARENPAIVLNQLIQTVRPTGALGIPGLYVPTDPGAPDEMAAQGRLGIDFGKAFEKGLKLGTGQTNVKQYNRKLRDMIIEGRADPSWVVSHRVDLEEAPEMYERFDDREEGVIKVLLEP encoded by the coding sequence ATGAACGCTGTCGTATACCAGGGACCGCACGACGTGTCCATCGAAGAAGTAGACGAACCCGAAATCGAACACCCGAACGACGTCCTCGTCGACATCACGACGACGGCGATCTGTGGATCGGACCTCCACATGTACGAGGGCCGAACCGGCGCCGAAGAGGGAATCGTCTTCGGCCACGAGAACATGGGGACCGTCAGCGAGGTCGGCGACGCCGTCACGACGCTCGAGCAAGGCGACCGCGTCGTCATGCCGTTCAACGTCGCCTGCGGCTTCTGTCAGAACTGCGAGAACGGCTATACGGGCTTCTGTACCAACGTTAACCCGGGCTTCGCCGGCGGCGCCTACGGCTACGTCGCGATGGGGCCGTACAAGGGCGGACAGGCCGAGAAACTCCGCGTCCCCTACGCCGACTTCAACGCCCTGAAACTCCCGGAGGGCGACGAGCACGAGGACGCGTTCGCGCTGCTCGCGGACATCTTCCCGACGGGGTGGCACGGCACCCGGCTGGCGAACCTCCAGCCCGGCGAGTCGATCGCGATCTACGGCGCCGGTCCCGTCGGCCTGATGGCCGCCTACAGCGCGAAGATCCAGGGCGCCTCGGAAATCTACGTCGTCGACCGGGTTCCGAGCCGACTCGAGATGGCCGAGGACCACTGCGACGCGCACACCATCAACTTCGAGGAGGGCGATCCGGTCGAACAGATCATCGACGAGCACGGCGACGAGGTCGACAAGGGCGTCGACGCCGTCGGCTACCAGGCGATCGACCCCGAGACGGACCCGAGCGACGACGCCTACGATCCGGCCCGGGAGAACCCGGCGATCGTGCTCAATCAGCTCATCCAGACCGTCCGACCGACCGGCGCGCTCGGCATCCCGGGACTGTACGTCCCGACGGACCCCGGCGCGCCCGACGAGATGGCGGCTCAGGGCCGGCTCGGAATCGACTTCGGCAAGGCCTTCGAGAAGGGACTGAAGCTGGGTACCGGGCAGACGAACGTCAAGCAGTACAACCGGAAGCTGCGAGACATGATCATCGAAGGACGCGCCGATCCCAGCTGGGTCGTCTCCCACCGCGTCGACCTCGAGGAGGCACCCGAGATGTACGAGCGGTTCGACGACCGCGAAGAAGGTGTCATCAAGGTTCTGCTCGAGCCCTGA
- the mobA gene encoding molybdenum cofactor guanylyltransferase, giving the protein MTTTDSLGGVVLAGGYSTRFGGADKAVADLAGTPMIRRVVDRLAVVTDEIVINCREDQIDAIRDALAGCDASIRIATDPVPDRGPLAGIRVGLEAVDREYAAVVACDMPFVDPSLLERLYDSARGRDGAVVQLEDQWYQTTQAVYRADAMAGACAAALEDGDGRILAALERLDYAVVGEDDLEGVADETFESIDTQEALREAARRLGE; this is encoded by the coding sequence GTGACGACAACCGACTCACTCGGCGGCGTCGTCCTCGCGGGCGGCTACTCGACGCGCTTCGGCGGGGCCGACAAGGCGGTCGCCGACCTCGCGGGGACGCCGATGATCCGGCGGGTCGTCGACCGACTCGCCGTCGTGACCGACGAGATCGTGATCAACTGCCGCGAGGACCAGATCGACGCGATTCGAGACGCGCTGGCCGGCTGTGATGCGTCCATCCGCATCGCGACTGATCCGGTTCCCGACCGGGGGCCGCTGGCCGGTATCCGGGTCGGCCTCGAGGCCGTCGACCGGGAGTACGCCGCCGTCGTCGCCTGCGACATGCCGTTCGTCGATCCGTCGCTGCTCGAGCGGCTGTACGACAGTGCGCGCGGCCGCGACGGCGCGGTCGTCCAGCTCGAGGATCAGTGGTACCAGACGACCCAGGCGGTCTACCGGGCGGACGCGATGGCCGGCGCTTGCGCCGCGGCACTCGAGGACGGGGACGGACGGATTCTCGCGGCGCTCGAGCGACTCGACTACGCCGTCGTCGGCGAGGACGATCTCGAGGGCGTCGCCGACGAGACGTTCGAGAGCATCGACACGCAGGAGGCGCTTCGCGAGGCGGCGAGGCGACTCGGGGAGTGA
- the ilvD gene encoding dihydroxy-acid dehydratase, protein MSSEDQFDHGKDERLQSRDVTEGADRAPHRAMFRAMGFDDEDLGSPMIGVPNPAADITPCNVHLDDVAASALEGVDDADGMPIEFGTITISDAISMGTEGMKASLISRELIADSVELVSFGERMDGLVTVAGCDKNLPGMMMAAIRTDLPSVFLYGGSIMPGEHEGRDVTIVQVFEGVGAYATGEMDAEELDDLERHACPGAGSCGGMFTANTMASISEALGLAPLGSASPPAEDEERYEVARRAGELAVEVVEEDRRPSDILSRESFENAIALQTAIGGSTNGVLHLLALAREAGVDLEIEDFDEISRRTPKIADLQPGGDSVMNDLHELGGVPVVIRRLLEADLFHGDAMTVTGRTVEEELEVLDVPTDDEIEVDFLYPVDDPKEEEGAIKILTGNLAPDGAVLKVTGDDEFHHRGPARIFEDEEGAMRYVQEGDVESGDVIVIRNEGPRGGPGMREMLGVTAAVVGAGHEDDVALITDGRFSGATRGPMIGHVAPEASVGGPIGLLEDGDEITVDIPERTLAVDASDEELAARREEWTRPEPAYDAGVLAKFARDFDSASNGAVTNPGVKRE, encoded by the coding sequence ATGAGCAGCGAGGATCAGTTCGACCACGGAAAGGACGAGCGGTTGCAGAGCCGAGACGTGACCGAAGGGGCCGACCGCGCCCCCCACCGGGCGATGTTTCGGGCGATGGGATTCGACGACGAGGACCTGGGATCGCCGATGATCGGCGTCCCGAACCCCGCCGCGGACATCACGCCGTGTAACGTCCACCTCGACGACGTGGCGGCGTCGGCGCTCGAGGGTGTCGACGACGCCGACGGGATGCCGATCGAGTTCGGGACGATCACGATCTCTGACGCAATCTCGATGGGAACGGAAGGGATGAAGGCGTCGCTGATCTCCCGGGAACTCATCGCGGACAGCGTCGAACTCGTCAGTTTCGGCGAGCGCATGGACGGTCTCGTCACCGTGGCGGGCTGTGACAAGAACCTCCCCGGGATGATGATGGCCGCGATCCGCACGGATCTCCCCTCGGTCTTCCTCTACGGCGGGTCGATCATGCCCGGCGAGCACGAGGGCCGGGACGTCACCATCGTCCAGGTCTTCGAGGGCGTCGGCGCCTACGCCACCGGCGAGATGGACGCCGAGGAACTGGACGACCTGGAACGCCACGCCTGCCCCGGTGCCGGATCCTGCGGCGGCATGTTCACCGCGAACACGATGGCCTCGATCTCGGAGGCGCTCGGGCTCGCCCCGCTCGGCAGCGCGTCGCCGCCGGCCGAGGACGAGGAACGGTACGAGGTCGCCCGACGCGCGGGCGAACTCGCCGTCGAGGTCGTCGAGGAGGATCGCCGTCCCTCCGACATCCTCTCTCGAGAGTCCTTCGAGAACGCCATCGCCCTTCAGACGGCCATCGGCGGTTCGACCAACGGCGTCCTCCACCTTCTGGCGCTCGCCCGCGAGGCCGGCGTCGACCTCGAGATCGAGGACTTCGACGAAATTTCGCGACGGACGCCGAAGATCGCCGATCTCCAGCCCGGCGGCGACAGCGTGATGAACGACCTCCACGAACTCGGCGGCGTTCCCGTGGTAATCCGGCGGCTGCTCGAGGCCGACCTGTTCCACGGCGACGCGATGACCGTGACGGGCCGAACCGTCGAGGAGGAACTCGAAGTCCTCGACGTGCCGACCGACGACGAAATCGAGGTCGACTTCCTCTACCCCGTCGACGACCCGAAGGAAGAGGAGGGTGCGATCAAGATCCTGACGGGTAATCTCGCACCCGATGGTGCGGTGCTCAAGGTCACCGGTGACGACGAGTTCCACCACCGGGGTCCGGCGCGAATCTTCGAGGACGAGGAAGGCGCCATGCGATACGTCCAGGAGGGCGACGTCGAGAGCGGCGACGTGATCGTGATCCGTAACGAGGGTCCCCGCGGCGGACCGGGCATGCGCGAGATGCTCGGTGTGACCGCCGCGGTCGTCGGCGCCGGCCACGAGGACGACGTCGCGCTGATCACCGACGGCCGCTTCTCGGGCGCCACTCGCGGCCCGATGATCGGACACGTCGCGCCCGAGGCGTCCGTCGGCGGTCCGATCGGCTTACTCGAGGACGGCGACGAGATCACTGTCGACATCCCCGAGCGAACCCTCGCTGTCGACGCGAGCGACGAGGAACTCGCCGCCCGCCGCGAGGAGTGGACGCGACCGGAACCGGCCTACGACGCGGGCGTCCTCGCGAAGTTCGCGCGGGACTTCGACTCGGCGTCGAACGGCGCGGTAACCAATCCCGGCGTCAAACGGGAGTAG
- a CDS encoding YncE family protein encodes MQTNPTRRRVLAGGATAGIVAVAGCSDEASDDETSDDETSDDSENGDDDQEDGQYEIWALDQGTDTVHLYEPGEGDDEFDQTRSIELNELEGVPEEGVVPHMIDFSSDYEYAAIACTAGERVLVFRTEDCELVGNVETGPGSHMAIFSPDDEYIHVDVIAEETIARVEADLENEEFEQVDELVLPDDETVQEAGIESASPICHQFDHQGRSIHTLGPSYHDAGVVIVDHDEFEVELAYSGEEIPTNCGTMPHYEDEKFYLTAGLPSDPDEGEDGVGEYYVYDTEADEVVVDGESTEGVDAHGFWFTPDGEELWVLNRETNDGAVVDPETDEVIEEIDAYGEHQSDESDERDAPDIMWSSPDGEYMFVTLRGPAPLSGDPHAATGVTPGFSVLDVESREIVATVEPDPIDEYDDEEIQAAQNDEEDAPAIPDFHGLGVRPTGDVDSEIPNSPPF; translated from the coding sequence ATGCAGACAAATCCAACTCGCAGGCGGGTTCTTGCAGGAGGCGCGACTGCCGGAATCGTTGCCGTTGCCGGTTGCTCCGACGAGGCGAGCGACGACGAGACGAGCGACGACGAGACGAGCGACGACAGTGAAAACGGAGACGACGATCAGGAAGACGGTCAGTACGAGATCTGGGCGCTCGATCAGGGAACCGACACCGTCCACCTCTACGAACCCGGCGAGGGCGACGACGAGTTCGACCAGACGCGGTCGATCGAGCTAAACGAACTCGAGGGCGTCCCCGAGGAGGGCGTCGTCCCGCACATGATCGACTTCAGCTCGGACTACGAGTACGCCGCTATCGCCTGTACCGCCGGCGAGCGCGTTCTCGTCTTCCGGACCGAGGACTGCGAACTCGTCGGTAACGTCGAAACCGGTCCCGGCTCCCACATGGCCATCTTCTCGCCGGACGACGAGTACATCCACGTCGACGTCATCGCCGAGGAGACGATCGCTCGCGTCGAGGCCGACCTCGAGAACGAGGAGTTCGAGCAGGTCGACGAGCTCGTCCTCCCCGACGACGAAACCGTCCAAGAGGCGGGCATCGAGTCCGCGAGTCCGATCTGTCACCAGTTCGATCACCAGGGTCGTTCGATCCACACGCTCGGTCCGAGCTACCACGACGCCGGCGTCGTCATCGTCGACCACGACGAGTTCGAGGTCGAACTGGCCTACTCCGGCGAGGAGATCCCGACGAACTGTGGGACGATGCCCCACTATGAGGACGAGAAGTTCTACCTCACCGCCGGCCTTCCCTCGGACCCCGACGAGGGCGAAGACGGCGTCGGCGAGTACTACGTCTACGACACCGAGGCGGACGAGGTCGTCGTCGACGGTGAGTCCACCGAGGGCGTCGACGCGCACGGCTTCTGGTTTACCCCCGACGGCGAGGAGCTGTGGGTCCTGAATCGCGAGACCAACGACGGCGCCGTCGTCGATCCCGAGACCGACGAGGTCATCGAGGAGATCGACGCCTACGGCGAGCACCAGTCCGACGAATCCGACGAGCGCGACGCGCCAGACATCATGTGGTCCTCGCCGGATGGCGAGTACATGTTCGTCACCCTGCGTGGCCCCGCGCCGCTGTCGGGCGACCCGCACGCTGCGACCGGCGTCACGCCCGGCTTTTCGGTGCTCGACGTCGAGAGCCGAGAGATCGTCGCAACCGTCGAGCCCGACCCGATCGACGAGTACGACGACGAAGAGATTCAGGCCGCACAGAACGATGAGGAAGACGCACCCGCGATTCCGGACTTCCACGGACTGGGCGTCCGACCGACCGGCGACGTCGACTCCGAGATTCCGAACTCGCCGCCGTTCTAA
- a CDS encoding FAD synthase — translation MTRTVIAQGTFDILHPGHVHYLEEAAAMGDELYVIVARRSNVDHKEDPICSATQRRDVVAALEAVDEAVLGHEEDIFVPIEEIGPDVIALGHDQHHDADAIRGALEHRGIDCDVRRASGREPASDDELLSTRLIIDRILERRG, via the coding sequence ATGACACGGACGGTTATCGCACAGGGGACCTTCGACATCCTCCACCCGGGACACGTCCACTACCTCGAGGAGGCGGCGGCGATGGGTGACGAACTGTACGTTATCGTCGCGCGCAGGTCGAACGTCGATCACAAGGAGGATCCGATCTGTTCTGCGACACAGCGGCGTGACGTCGTCGCCGCGCTCGAGGCCGTCGACGAAGCGGTGCTCGGTCACGAGGAGGACATCTTCGTGCCGATCGAGGAGATCGGTCCCGACGTGATCGCACTCGGCCACGACCAGCACCACGACGCGGACGCGATCCGGGGGGCACTCGAGCACCGCGGGATCGACTGCGACGTTCGGCGCGCGAGCGGACGCGAACCGGCGAGCGACGACGAACTTCTGTCGACGCGGCTGATCATCGACCGCATTCTCGAGCGTCGCGGCTAG
- a CDS encoding Mov34/MPN/PAD-1 family protein, whose protein sequence is MGLFDALFRSGEILGIAEETLEFALESSEASHPNEYMGFLRGTETDKLGLDRDGLVITDVLVVPGTEANSVSATVKTSQIPNDVKALGSVHSHPNGVISPSSADLETFGRGSVHVIIGAPYRRNDWKAFDSQGRPTNLNVIDVDLPETDDFFDFTQADIDEELRR, encoded by the coding sequence ATGGGGCTGTTCGACGCGCTGTTTCGCTCGGGCGAGATTCTCGGGATCGCCGAGGAGACGCTCGAGTTCGCTCTCGAGTCCTCGGAGGCGTCCCACCCGAACGAGTACATGGGATTTCTCCGGGGGACCGAGACCGACAAGCTGGGACTCGATCGGGACGGACTCGTCATCACGGACGTGCTCGTCGTTCCGGGAACCGAGGCCAACAGCGTCAGCGCGACCGTCAAGACGAGCCAGATTCCGAACGACGTGAAGGCGCTCGGCAGCGTTCACTCGCACCCGAACGGCGTGATCAGTCCGAGCAGTGCGGACCTCGAGACGTTCGGTCGCGGGAGCGTCCACGTCATCATCGGCGCTCCCTACCGGCGAAACGACTGGAAGGCCTTCGACTCGCAGGGGCGGCCGACGAACCTGAACGTGATCGACGTCGATCTTCCCGAGACCGACGACTTCTTCGACTTTACGCAGGCCGACATCGACGAGGAACTGCGACGATGA
- a CDS encoding DHH family phosphoesterase, with protein MTVEPAGESGEDDGDSVVYDLASDCTETDVEQNRPYLAEINGIVDYGVFVDLSDSVSGLVHESVLEGTYAVGDELVVELEAVRDNGDMAFDPVDVEDYTLESVSHDYSLTGTDRLEANVGDQIHLEGEVVQVKQTAGPTIFHVADEQGVVPCAAFEEAGVRAFPAVEVGDVVRVTGTPEHREGSVQIEVDGLSTLDGEDAEEARERLENALEERAEPHDVEPLIDWPAFEKLRPNLKEVAKLLRRTVLEGRPIRVRHHADGDGMCAAVPVQIALERFIADVHEDEDAPRHLIKRLPAKAPFYEMEDATRDLNFALEDREKHGQQLPLLLMLDNGSTAEDVPAYETLAHYDIPIVAVDHHHPDPDAVGELLDAHVNPYLHDEDYRITTGMCCVELARMIYPDLTDELRHVPAVAGLSDRSKADAMDDYLELAAEEGYDEERLQDLSEALDYAAFWLRYNSGDQLIQDLLQVDGSEEERHRELVSFFADRAREEVDEQLDAAMPHVEREELDNDAHLYRIDVENYAHRFTYPAPGKTTGEIHDRKIEETGDPVITVGYGPDFAVLRSDGVRLDIPQMVSELEEEFPGGGVSGGGHLVVGSIKFVKGKREDVIDALIEKMADADIDEELSSAALIDD; from the coding sequence ATGACTGTTGAGCCCGCCGGAGAATCCGGCGAAGACGACGGGGATTCCGTCGTATACGATCTCGCTTCGGACTGTACCGAAACCGACGTCGAACAGAACCGGCCGTATCTCGCCGAAATTAACGGTATCGTCGACTACGGCGTCTTCGTCGACCTCTCCGATTCCGTCTCCGGTCTCGTCCACGAATCGGTTCTCGAAGGTACCTACGCCGTCGGCGACGAACTCGTCGTCGAACTCGAGGCGGTCCGCGACAACGGCGACATGGCGTTCGATCCCGTCGACGTCGAGGACTACACGCTCGAGTCCGTCTCCCACGACTACTCGCTGACCGGCACCGATCGCCTCGAGGCCAACGTCGGCGACCAGATCCACCTCGAGGGAGAGGTCGTTCAGGTCAAACAGACCGCCGGACCGACGATCTTCCACGTGGCCGACGAGCAGGGCGTCGTCCCCTGTGCGGCTTTCGAGGAAGCCGGCGTCCGCGCCTTCCCCGCCGTCGAGGTCGGTGACGTCGTTCGCGTCACCGGAACGCCGGAACACCGCGAGGGATCCGTCCAGATCGAGGTCGACGGACTGTCGACGCTCGATGGCGAGGACGCCGAGGAGGCCCGCGAGCGACTCGAGAACGCCCTCGAGGAGCGCGCCGAGCCCCACGACGTCGAACCGCTGATCGACTGGCCCGCCTTCGAGAAACTCCGACCGAACCTGAAGGAGGTCGCGAAGCTGCTCCGTCGGACGGTCCTCGAGGGGCGCCCGATCCGCGTTCGCCACCACGCCGACGGCGACGGGATGTGCGCCGCCGTTCCCGTCCAGATCGCGCTCGAGCGATTCATCGCCGACGTCCACGAGGACGAGGACGCCCCGCGTCACCTCATCAAGCGTCTTCCGGCGAAGGCGCCGTTCTACGAGATGGAAGACGCCACGCGGGACCTCAACTTCGCGCTCGAGGACCGCGAGAAGCACGGCCAGCAGCTTCCGCTCCTGTTGATGCTCGACAACGGCTCGACGGCCGAGGACGTTCCGGCCTACGAGACGCTGGCCCACTACGACATCCCGATCGTCGCCGTCGATCACCACCACCCCGACCCCGATGCGGTAGGTGAACTGCTCGACGCGCACGTCAACCCCTACCTGCACGACGAGGACTACCGGATCACGACGGGGATGTGCTGTGTCGAACTCGCCCGGATGATCTATCCCGATCTGACCGACGAACTCCGCCACGTCCCCGCCGTCGCCGGCCTCTCGGACCGCTCGAAGGCCGACGCGATGGACGACTACCTCGAACTCGCCGCCGAGGAGGGGTACGACGAGGAACGCCTGCAGGACCTGAGCGAGGCGCTCGACTACGCCGCCTTCTGGCTGCGCTACAACTCGGGCGACCAGCTGATCCAGGACCTGCTCCAGGTCGACGGCAGCGAGGAGGAGCGCCACCGCGAACTCGTCTCCTTCTTCGCGGATCGGGCCCGCGAGGAGGTCGACGAGCAGCTCGACGCCGCCATGCCCCACGTCGAACGCGAGGAACTGGACAACGACGCGCACCTCTACCGGATCGACGTCGAGAACTACGCCCACCGCTTTACCTACCCCGCGCCCGGCAAGACCACCGGCGAGATCCACGATCGCAAGATCGAGGAGACCGGCGACCCGGTGATCACGGTCGGCTACGGTCCCGACTTCGCCGTCCTGCGCAGTGACGGCGTCCGACTGGACATCCCGCAGATGGTCTCGGAACTCGAAGAGGAGTTCCCGGGCGGCGGCGTCTCCGGCGGCGGCCACCTCGTCGTCGGCTCGATCAAGTTCGTCAAGGGTAAACGCGAGGACGTCATCGACGCCCTGATCGAGAAAATGGCCGACGCCGACATCGACGAAGAGCTCTCGAGTGCGGCGCTGATCGACGACTGA